In one window of Haloterrigena salifodinae DNA:
- a CDS encoding LAGLIDADG family homing endonuclease: protein MAQAGNSELVDSFEQFFRNYYDNEIKQLAQQYPNEQRSLHVDWQDLYRYDPDLADDFLAQPEQLQRYAEEALRLYDLPIDVSLGQAHVRIRNLQETESPEIREIRARDMNSLVQVRGIVRKATDVRPKIEEAAFECQLCGTLTRVPQSSGDFQEPHECQGCERQGPFRVNFDQSEFVDSQKLRIQESPEGLRGGETPQSLDVHVEDDITGEVTPGDHVSATGVLRLEQQGDQQEKSPVFDFYMEGMSVDIDEEQFEDMDITDEDKKEIYEISNQDDVYDEMIASIAPSIYGYEQEKLAMILQLFSGVTKQLPDGSRIRGDLHMLLIGDPGTGKCVRGDTKVTLADGQDVPIRDLVESNLDDPKPIDDGWYDKIDLEVPSLQDDGSVALQRATTVWKREAPEQMYRIQTSSGRELEVTPSHPLFVQRDGQFKPVVAEELTDGQFIAAPRSLPTKGDNSIDIDFRRSQSRNAVQLELPSEWTPSLARLVGYIVAEGYVEQRDDNTGFVSITNNDRAVLDDAAEALEKLDLNTTERGPHESKDARELLCSAGEFASFLEALEPCILQSSDEQCVPDAIFKASESTKSEFLKAFIEGEGHVSESQREISVASMSRELLENVRTLLLSIGIRSQTHERQNGSYRLRISGGDFEKYVSRIGFVTERKQEAALAYADTTGNTNLDIVPGLGSDLRQIRESLSLTQAECGLPRSTYQHYERGSRNPSRQSLREIVSAFKDALPAKANQGEDSAIADGGSVEASIAALEQFVDGDVYWERIESIDRVKPDYDWVYDLEIEGTHNYVSEGVISHNSQMLGYIQNIAPRSVYTSGKGSSSAGLTAAAVRDDFGDGQQWTLEAGALVLADQGIAAVDELDKMRSEDRSAMHEALEQQKISVSKAGINATLKSRCSLLGAANPKYGRFDQYEPIGEQIDLEPALISRFDLIFTVTDQPDEEKDRNLAEHIITTNYAGELTTQREEMNSLDISSEEIDEMTEQVDPAIDAELLRKYIAFAKQNCHPRMTEEAQETIRDFYVDLRSRGTDEDAAVPVTARKLEALVRLAEASARVRLSDTVEQRDAERSVEIVRSCLQDIGVDPETGEFDADIVEAGTSKSQRDRIKNLKQLISDIEEEYDDGAPVDIVMERAEEVGMDQSKAEHEIEKLKQKGEVYEPSTDTLRTT, encoded by the coding sequence CGTCGACTGGCAGGATCTCTATCGCTACGATCCCGACCTCGCGGACGACTTCCTCGCCCAGCCCGAACAGCTCCAGCGTTACGCCGAGGAGGCGCTGCGACTGTACGACCTCCCGATCGACGTCAGCCTCGGCCAGGCTCACGTCCGGATTCGGAACCTCCAGGAGACCGAATCCCCCGAAATCCGGGAGATCCGCGCCCGGGACATGAACTCGCTCGTGCAGGTTCGAGGCATCGTCCGGAAAGCCACCGACGTCCGCCCGAAGATCGAGGAGGCCGCCTTCGAGTGCCAGCTCTGTGGCACCCTCACCCGCGTCCCGCAATCGAGCGGCGACTTCCAGGAACCCCACGAGTGTCAGGGCTGTGAGCGACAGGGCCCCTTCCGCGTGAACTTCGACCAGTCGGAGTTCGTCGACTCCCAGAAGCTCCGCATTCAGGAGAGCCCCGAGGGCCTGCGCGGCGGCGAGACGCCCCAGTCGCTGGACGTCCACGTCGAGGACGACATCACCGGCGAAGTGACCCCCGGCGACCACGTCTCCGCGACCGGCGTCCTCCGCCTCGAGCAGCAGGGCGACCAGCAGGAGAAGTCGCCGGTCTTCGACTTCTATATGGAGGGGATGTCCGTCGACATCGACGAGGAGCAGTTCGAGGACATGGACATCACCGACGAGGACAAGAAGGAGATCTACGAGATCTCCAATCAGGACGACGTCTACGACGAGATGATCGCCTCCATCGCGCCCTCCATCTACGGCTACGAACAGGAGAAGCTCGCGATGATCCTCCAGTTGTTCTCCGGTGTTACGAAACAGTTGCCCGACGGCTCGCGGATTCGCGGCGACCTGCACATGCTGCTTATCGGGGACCCCGGTACCGGTAAGTGTGTCCGCGGAGATACGAAGGTCACACTCGCGGACGGACAGGACGTTCCGATCCGTGATCTCGTCGAATCGAATCTCGATGATCCGAAGCCGATCGACGACGGCTGGTACGACAAGATCGATCTCGAGGTTCCCTCCTTACAGGACGACGGATCGGTCGCCCTACAGCGGGCGACAACGGTCTGGAAACGCGAAGCGCCCGAACAGATGTATCGGATTCAGACCTCGAGCGGACGAGAACTCGAGGTGACGCCGTCGCATCCGCTGTTCGTACAGCGTGACGGTCAGTTCAAGCCGGTCGTCGCCGAGGAACTCACTGACGGACAGTTTATTGCTGCGCCGCGATCCCTACCAACGAAGGGAGACAACTCCATCGATATTGATTTCCGCCGATCTCAGTCGCGTAATGCGGTACAACTCGAGCTCCCGTCCGAATGGACTCCATCGTTAGCCCGACTCGTCGGGTATATCGTTGCGGAAGGATACGTCGAACAGCGGGACGATAATACCGGATTTGTCTCGATTACGAACAACGATAGAGCAGTATTGGACGACGCAGCGGAGGCGCTTGAGAAGTTGGACCTCAACACGACGGAACGAGGTCCACACGAATCGAAGGATGCTCGCGAACTGCTGTGTTCGGCAGGAGAGTTCGCGAGCTTCCTCGAAGCACTCGAACCATGTATTCTTCAGTCGTCCGACGAACAATGCGTCCCAGATGCAATCTTCAAGGCCTCTGAATCGACGAAGTCAGAATTCCTCAAGGCCTTTATCGAAGGGGAAGGGCATGTTTCGGAGTCTCAGCGAGAGATTTCGGTCGCTTCGATGAGCCGCGAGTTACTCGAAAACGTCCGAACGTTGCTCCTCTCGATCGGAATCCGCTCGCAGACTCACGAGCGACAGAATGGCAGCTATCGACTCAGGATAAGCGGAGGCGACTTCGAGAAGTACGTCTCTCGAATCGGATTCGTAACTGAGCGAAAACAGGAGGCGGCATTAGCGTACGCGGACACAACCGGAAATACGAATCTCGATATCGTCCCGGGACTGGGTTCAGACCTGCGGCAGATTCGCGAATCCTTATCGCTAACACAGGCAGAGTGTGGGCTACCTCGATCGACGTATCAGCACTACGAACGCGGATCGAGAAATCCGAGTCGACAGAGTCTCCGAGAGATCGTCTCAGCGTTTAAAGATGCGCTACCAGCAAAGGCTAACCAAGGCGAGGATAGCGCCATAGCTGACGGTGGATCCGTAGAAGCGAGTATCGCTGCTCTCGAGCAGTTCGTAGACGGTGACGTCTATTGGGAACGGATTGAATCTATCGACAGAGTCAAACCCGACTACGATTGGGTCTACGACCTCGAGATCGAGGGAACGCACAACTACGTCTCGGAGGGCGTCATCTCACACAACTCCCAGATGCTAGGGTACATCCAGAACATCGCGCCCCGATCCGTCTACACCTCTGGGAAGGGGTCATCATCGGCCGGTCTCACGGCCGCCGCCGTTCGCGACGACTTCGGCGACGGTCAGCAGTGGACCCTCGAGGCCGGCGCGCTCGTCCTCGCCGACCAGGGGATCGCCGCGGTCGACGAGCTCGACAAGATGCGAAGCGAAGACCGCAGTGCCATGCACGAGGCCCTCGAGCAGCAGAAGATCTCGGTCTCCAAGGCCGGTATCAACGCGACGCTGAAGTCCCGCTGCTCGCTGCTCGGTGCGGCCAACCCCAAGTACGGCCGGTTCGACCAGTACGAGCCGATCGGCGAGCAGATCGACCTCGAGCCGGCGCTCATCTCCCGGTTCGACCTGATCTTTACGGTCACCGACCAACCCGACGAGGAGAAGGACCGTAACCTCGCGGAGCACATCATCACCACGAACTACGCCGGCGAGCTAACCACCCAGCGCGAGGAGATGAACTCGCTCGACATCTCGAGCGAGGAGATCGACGAGATGACCGAACAGGTCGATCCGGCGATCGACGCCGAACTCCTGCGCAAGTACATCGCGTTCGCCAAGCAGAACTGCCACCCGCGGATGACCGAGGAAGCCCAGGAGACGATTCGGGATTTCTACGTCGACCTCCGCTCGCGGGGGACCGACGAGGACGCCGCCGTACCCGTTACGGCGCGGAAACTCGAGGCGCTGGTCCGACTGGCGGAGGCGAGCGCCCGCGTTCGGTTGTCGGACACGGTCGAGCAGCGCGACGCCGAGCGCTCCGTCGAGATCGTCCGCTCGTGCCTACAGGACATCGGCGTCGATCCGGAAACCGGCGAGTTCGACGCAGACATCGTCGAAGCAGGGACCTCGAAGTCCCAGCGCGACCGGATCAAGAACTTGAAACAGCTGATCAGCGACATTGAGGAGGAGTATGACGACGGCGCGCCCGTCGACATCGTCATGGAACGGGCCGAGGAGGTCGGCATGGACCAGTCCAAGGCCGAACACGAGATCGAGAAACTCAAGCAGAAAGGCGAGGTCTACGAGCCGAGCACGGATACCCTCCGAACGACGTAG